Proteins co-encoded in one Cupriavidus taiwanensis genomic window:
- a CDS encoding TolC family protein — protein MHLRLSTRCACRLALALTLLAVIAPAWAASAPALSLQEALALAASRSADAETSRSAVQSAIEMAVAGRQMPDPVLKVGVNNVPANGPDRFSLGTDSMTMRSLSLMQEFTRPAKRQARAERFEAEASSAEAQRMVALANVQRGTATAWLDRWYAERAHQLLAEQTQSARLMIDAAQAAYRGNRGARAEILAAQIAWQQLQDREDEARAAVASARAMLRRWVGDAAALPLAERPALEVPAWLDTLDAAGATQLPDVAAAQAQAGVAEAESRVARENRLPDVSVELMYSQRGPAYSNMVSLNVSLPVPWDQEHRQDRELAARLAQADAARAQAEAVRRGLIGQLRGKQAELQLGQTRLERYRNTTLPLAQAQTEAALSAYRTGAGSLAAVAEASRKALELSLERLRLEAATARLWAELAFLMPLPTAAQAMPAQGAQP, from the coding sequence ATGCATTTGCGCTTATCCACCAGGTGCGCGTGCCGGCTGGCGCTCGCCCTCACGCTGCTTGCCGTGATCGCTCCGGCGTGGGCAGCGTCCGCGCCCGCCCTTTCCTTGCAGGAAGCGCTCGCGCTGGCCGCGTCGCGTTCGGCCGATGCCGAGACCTCGCGCTCGGCCGTACAGTCGGCCATCGAGATGGCCGTAGCTGGCAGGCAGATGCCGGATCCGGTGCTGAAGGTCGGCGTCAACAACGTCCCGGCGAATGGTCCGGACCGGTTCTCGCTTGGCACGGATTCGATGACCATGCGGTCGCTCAGCCTGATGCAGGAATTCACCCGCCCGGCCAAGCGCCAGGCCCGCGCCGAGCGCTTCGAGGCCGAGGCGTCTTCGGCCGAGGCCCAACGCATGGTGGCGCTGGCCAACGTGCAACGCGGCACCGCCACGGCGTGGCTGGACCGCTGGTATGCGGAACGCGCGCACCAGCTGCTCGCCGAACAGACGCAATCGGCCAGGCTGATGATCGATGCGGCACAGGCTGCGTATCGTGGCAACCGCGGCGCACGCGCCGAGATCCTGGCCGCCCAGATCGCATGGCAGCAACTGCAGGATCGCGAAGACGAAGCCCGCGCCGCGGTGGCCTCGGCCCGGGCGATGCTGCGGCGGTGGGTCGGCGATGCGGCGGCGTTGCCGCTGGCCGAGCGCCCCGCGCTCGAGGTTCCGGCCTGGCTCGACACCCTGGATGCTGCCGGCGCCACGCAACTGCCCGACGTCGCTGCCGCGCAGGCGCAGGCCGGCGTGGCCGAGGCGGAAAGCCGCGTCGCGCGCGAGAACAGGCTGCCTGATGTCAGCGTCGAGCTGATGTACAGCCAGCGCGGTCCCGCCTACTCCAACATGGTGTCGCTGAACGTCTCGCTGCCGGTGCCCTGGGACCAGGAACATCGCCAGGACCGCGAACTGGCCGCCAGGCTGGCGCAGGCCGACGCTGCGCGGGCGCAAGCCGAAGCGGTACGCCGCGGCCTGATCGGACAGCTGCGCGGCAAGCAGGCCGAGTTGCAACTCGGGCAGACGCGCCTGGAGCGCTATCGCAATACCACCTTGCCACTGGCGCAGGCGCAGACCGAGGCGGCCCTGAGCGCCTATCGCACCGGCGCCGGCAGCCTCGCCGCCGTGGCGGAGGCCAGCCGCAAGGCGCTCGAACTCTCGCTCGAACGGCTAAGGCTGGAGGCAGCTACCGCCAGGCTCTGGGCCGAGCTTGCGTTCCTGATGCCATTGCCGACCGCCGCGCAAGCCATGCCCGCGCAAGGAGCCCAACCATGA
- a CDS encoding copper resistance protein codes for MRTTFRRLWLAAFLLSAFLTVQLAAAAYACDGSRYSLAATEQMAGMTEACPDMASEHAGSGVHDGLCQEHCQLGSKSADHAAPQLPAFHPVLVNVVVPAPIPVLAHRVATPGEAISRAPPRPLPILHCCFRT; via the coding sequence ATGCGTACGACTTTCCGTCGGCTCTGGCTGGCCGCCTTCCTGCTGAGCGCTTTCCTGACAGTGCAACTGGCAGCGGCGGCGTACGCCTGCGACGGCAGCCGTTATTCGCTAGCCGCGACGGAACAGATGGCGGGCATGACCGAGGCCTGCCCCGACATGGCCAGCGAGCATGCCGGGTCTGGTGTTCACGATGGGCTGTGCCAGGAGCACTGCCAGCTCGGCTCGAAGTCGGCCGACCATGCCGCGCCCCAGCTTCCGGCCTTCCATCCGGTGCTGGTCAATGTCGTGGTGCCCGCGCCGATACCGGTACTGGCCCATCGCGTCGCCACACCCGGCGAGGCCATTTCCCGCGCGCCGCCACGCCCCCTCCCCATCCTTCACTGCTGTTTCCGGACCTAG
- a CDS encoding nitroreductase family protein: MTKEIIRTNAVIQCILSRSAAKYYDPAAALSDDEIRALVRIGTSAPTSFHMQNWRFIAVRSAEAKARLSPIAWNQPPITEAAVTFIVCGQLADSSVIPDRLAPLVEAGIMPAEMVPEWEIPARDLYMDYPQRQRDEAVRSGTFGAAAMIYAARSLGLGSTPMIGFDAEAVHREFGLARNEVPVMLLSVGAERTGNWPQKPRLPVADVLDLV; encoded by the coding sequence ATGACCAAGGAAATCATCCGGACCAATGCAGTCATCCAATGCATCTTGAGCCGTAGCGCGGCCAAGTACTACGATCCCGCCGCCGCGTTGAGCGACGACGAAATCCGCGCGCTGGTACGAATCGGCACCAGCGCGCCGACATCCTTCCACATGCAGAACTGGCGCTTCATCGCCGTGCGTTCCGCCGAGGCCAAGGCACGGCTCAGTCCGATCGCCTGGAACCAGCCCCCGATCACCGAAGCTGCCGTGACCTTCATCGTCTGTGGTCAGTTGGCCGATTCGAGCGTAATACCCGATCGCCTGGCGCCGCTGGTGGAGGCGGGCATCATGCCGGCGGAGATGGTGCCGGAATGGGAGATTCCCGCGCGCGACCTGTACATGGATTATCCGCAGCGCCAGCGGGACGAGGCGGTACGCAGCGGCACCTTCGGCGCGGCGGCAATGATCTACGCGGCACGTTCGCTGGGCCTGGGTTCGACGCCGATGATTGGTTTCGATGCCGAAGCGGTGCACCGCGAGTTCGGACTGGCCAGGAACGAAGTGCCAGTCATGCTGTTGTCCGTGGGCGCAGAGCGCACCGGAAACTGGCCGCAAAAACCGCGCCTGCCGGTGGCCGATGTGCTGGACCTGGTATAA
- a CDS encoding c-type cytochrome: protein MKKSGKPRWRIAALLVLGAAIATAVALQTRQYLDTPSGAGKQGDMRQLRIDATDPVSVAQGRKIYAQQCAACHGANLEGQANWRERLPNGRMPAPPHDASGHTWHHPDAVLFAITRNGLVAGVTAPEGYVSDMPAFGQSLSDQDIVAVLAYIKSTWPRKMAAAQREVTEAHAVRKQGAAQ from the coding sequence ATGAAAAAATCAGGCAAGCCACGCTGGCGGATCGCGGCGCTGCTTGTGCTTGGCGCGGCGATTGCCACTGCCGTTGCACTGCAGACCCGGCAGTACCTTGATACGCCCTCTGGTGCCGGCAAACAAGGCGATATGCGGCAGCTGCGCATCGATGCCACCGATCCGGTCAGCGTCGCGCAGGGTCGCAAGATCTACGCACAGCAATGCGCCGCATGCCATGGCGCCAACCTGGAGGGCCAGGCCAACTGGCGCGAGCGGCTACCGAACGGCCGCATGCCGGCACCGCCGCATGATGCGTCCGGCCATACCTGGCACCATCCCGACGCCGTGCTGTTCGCGATCACCAGGAATGGGCTGGTAGCCGGGGTGACTGCGCCAGAGGGCTATGTCAGCGATATGCCAGCCTTCGGCCAGTCGCTGTCCGACCAGGACATTGTTGCCGTGCTGGCGTATATCAAAAGCACCTGGCCACGGAAGATGGCTGCGGCGCAGCGGGAGGTTACGGAGGCGCATGCCGTGCGGAAGCAGGGCGCTGCGCAGTAG
- a CDS encoding efflux RND transporter permease subunit, translating into MIARLILASIRNRLLVLLATAVLTAWGLGAVRSTPLDALPDLSDVQVIVRTPFPGQAPQIVENQVTYPLTTTMLSVPGARAVRGYSFFGDSYVYVLFEDGTDLYWARSRVLEYLNQVQSRLPAGARPALGPDATGVGWIYEYALVDRSGQHDLSQLRALQDWFLRFELKSLPNVAEVASLGGMVRQYQIVLMPDRLRAYNLSQGKVLAALKGANQETGGSVLELGEAEYMVRASGYLKTLDDFRQIPLRTSEAGIPVRLGDVATIQLGPEMRRGIAELDGQGEVAGGVIVMRSGKNALETIDAVKARLATLQTSLPNGVEVVTTYDRSALIQRAVDNLTGKLIEEFVVVALVCLLFLFHLRSALVAIVSLPLGVLAAFLVMRYQGVNANIMSLGGIAIAIGAMVDAAVVMIENAHKHLEHWHADNPGREPTTEQRWRVIGDSAAEVGPALFFSLLIITLSFIPVFTLEAQEGRLFSPLAFTKTYSMAAAAGLSVTLVPVLMGYMIRGRIPPEQANPLSRWLIRAYQPLLARVLSYPRTTIAIAVLLLAATAWPILRIGGEFMPPLDEGDLLYMPSALPGLSVGKAAQLLQQTDRLIKAVPEVATVFGKAGRADTATDPAPIEMFETTIRFKPRDQWRPGMTTDRLVEELDRVVRVPGLSNIWVPPIRNRIDMLATGIKSPVGIKVAGADLKEIDRLATRIEDAVRTVPGVTSALAERLTGGRYIDVKIDRGSAGRYGLNIEDVQSIVSSAIGGENVGEVVDGLARFPINVRYPRDYRDSIEQLRALPIVTDKGLQITLADVARIEVVPGPPMLRSENARLSGWVYVDIRGRDLRSAVREMQAAVAKAVPMPAGYSLSWSGQFEYLERATARLKVVVPFTLLIIFVLLYLIFGRLDEAMLIMGTLPLALIGGFWLLYLLGYNLSVAGVVGFIALAGVAAEFGVIMLLYLKQAWNQRENRGETTPSALLDAIREGAVQRVRPKAMTVAVILGGLLPIMWSHGTGSELMQRIAAPIVGGMVTAPLLSLLVVPAVYWLIRRRQTRVAPVAPVSTHPSLQDESQ; encoded by the coding sequence ATGATCGCGCGGCTTATCCTGGCCTCGATCCGCAACCGCTTGCTGGTGCTGCTGGCCACTGCCGTGCTGACCGCCTGGGGCTTGGGGGCCGTGCGCAGCACGCCGCTCGACGCGCTGCCGGACCTGTCCGACGTGCAGGTGATCGTCCGCACGCCATTTCCCGGCCAGGCCCCGCAGATCGTTGAAAACCAGGTCACCTATCCCCTCACCACGACGATGCTGTCCGTGCCTGGCGCCAGGGCCGTGCGCGGCTATTCGTTCTTCGGTGACTCCTATGTCTATGTGTTGTTCGAGGACGGCACCGATCTCTACTGGGCGCGCTCGCGCGTGCTGGAATACCTGAACCAGGTGCAATCCCGGCTGCCCGCCGGCGCCAGGCCGGCGCTTGGCCCGGATGCGACCGGCGTAGGCTGGATCTACGAGTACGCCCTGGTCGACCGGAGCGGGCAGCACGACCTCAGCCAGTTGCGCGCCTTGCAGGACTGGTTCCTGCGCTTCGAGCTCAAGTCGCTGCCGAATGTGGCCGAAGTCGCGTCGCTGGGGGGCATGGTCAGGCAGTACCAGATCGTGCTGATGCCGGACCGGCTGCGGGCCTATAACCTGTCGCAGGGCAAGGTGCTGGCGGCGCTCAAAGGCGCGAACCAGGAAACCGGCGGCTCGGTGCTGGAGCTGGGCGAAGCCGAATACATGGTGCGCGCCAGCGGCTACCTGAAGACGCTCGACGACTTCCGCCAGATTCCGCTGCGCACCAGCGAGGCCGGCATCCCGGTACGGCTGGGAGACGTCGCCACCATCCAGCTCGGGCCGGAAATGCGGCGCGGCATCGCGGAACTCGACGGTCAGGGCGAAGTCGCGGGCGGCGTCATCGTGATGCGTTCCGGCAAGAATGCGCTCGAGACCATCGACGCGGTCAAGGCCAGGCTTGCCACCTTGCAAACGAGCCTGCCCAACGGCGTGGAGGTGGTGACGACCTACGATCGCTCGGCGCTGATCCAGCGTGCGGTGGATAACCTGACAGGCAAGCTGATCGAGGAATTCGTCGTGGTGGCGCTGGTGTGCCTGCTGTTCCTGTTTCACCTGCGGTCCGCGCTGGTTGCCATCGTCTCGCTGCCGCTCGGCGTGCTGGCCGCGTTTCTGGTGATGCGCTACCAGGGGGTGAATGCCAACATCATGTCGCTTGGCGGCATCGCCATCGCCATTGGCGCAATGGTCGATGCGGCGGTGGTGATGATCGAGAATGCCCACAAGCACCTGGAACACTGGCACGCCGACAACCCGGGACGGGAACCGACCACCGAGCAGCGATGGCGCGTCATCGGCGATTCCGCAGCGGAGGTGGGCCCGGCCCTGTTCTTCTCGCTGCTGATCATCACGCTCTCGTTCATTCCCGTATTCACGCTGGAAGCGCAGGAGGGGCGGCTGTTCTCGCCGCTCGCGTTTACCAAGACCTACTCCATGGCGGCCGCTGCCGGCCTGTCGGTCACGCTGGTGCCCGTGCTGATGGGCTACATGATCCGCGGCAGGATTCCGCCGGAACAGGCCAATCCGCTCAGCCGGTGGCTGATCCGTGCCTACCAGCCCTTGCTTGCCAGAGTGCTCTCGTATCCCAGGACCACCATCGCGATCGCGGTACTGCTGCTGGCGGCAACCGCCTGGCCCATCCTGCGCATCGGCGGGGAGTTCATGCCGCCGCTCGATGAGGGAGACCTGCTGTACATGCCATCGGCGTTGCCGGGCCTGTCCGTCGGCAAGGCGGCGCAGCTCTTGCAACAGACCGATCGCCTCATCAAGGCCGTGCCCGAGGTCGCGACCGTCTTCGGCAAGGCAGGCCGCGCCGATACCGCCACCGATCCGGCACCTATCGAAATGTTCGAAACCACCATCCGCTTCAAGCCCCGGGATCAGTGGCGGCCTGGCATGACGACCGACAGGCTGGTGGAGGAACTGGATCGCGTGGTCAGGGTGCCTGGCTTGTCGAACATCTGGGTGCCGCCGATACGCAACCGCATCGACATGCTCGCCACGGGTATCAAGAGTCCGGTGGGCATCAAGGTCGCCGGCGCGGACCTGAAGGAAATCGACAGGCTTGCCACAAGGATAGAAGACGCCGTCAGGACGGTACCGGGTGTCACCTCGGCGCTTGCCGAACGCCTCACCGGCGGCCGCTATATCGACGTGAAGATCGACCGTGGTTCCGCCGGCCGGTACGGCCTCAATATCGAGGACGTGCAGAGTATCGTGTCATCGGCGATCGGGGGCGAGAATGTCGGTGAAGTGGTCGACGGGCTGGCACGCTTTCCGATCAACGTCCGCTACCCGCGCGACTATCGCGATTCCATCGAGCAATTGCGCGCGCTGCCCATCGTCACGGACAAGGGACTGCAGATCACGCTTGCGGACGTGGCGCGCATCGAAGTGGTGCCAGGCCCGCCGATGTTGCGCAGCGAGAATGCGCGCCTGTCCGGCTGGGTCTATGTCGATATTCGCGGACGAGATCTCCGTTCGGCCGTGCGCGAGATGCAGGCCGCGGTGGCAAAGGCGGTACCAATGCCCGCGGGCTACTCGCTGAGCTGGTCGGGGCAGTTCGAGTATTTGGAGCGGGCAACGGCCAGGCTCAAGGTCGTGGTGCCGTTCACGCTGCTGATCATCTTCGTGCTGCTCTACCTGATCTTCGGCCGCCTCGACGAGGCGATGCTGATCATGGGCACACTGCCCCTTGCCCTGATCGGCGGCTTCTGGCTGCTCTATCTGCTGGGCTACAACCTCTCCGTCGCCGGCGTGGTCGGCTTCATTGCGCTGGCCGGCGTAGCGGCGGAGTTCGGTGTCATCATGCTGCTCTATCTGAAGCAAGCCTGGAACCAACGCGAAAACCGTGGCGAAACCACGCCGTCAGCGCTTCTCGACGCGATCCGCGAAGGGGCGGTGCAGCGCGTACGCCCCAAGGCCATGACGGTCGCCGTCATTCTCGGCGGCCTGCTTCCCATCATGTGGTCGCACGGCACCGGCTCGGAACTGATGCAGCGCATTGCCGCGCCGATCGTCGGCGGCATGGTGACTGCCCCATTGCTGTCCCTGCTTGTCGTGCCGGCGGTGTATTGGCTGATACGCCGACGGCAGACCCGGGTTGCCCCTGTTGCCCCAGTTTCCACCCACCCTTCACTTCAGGACGAATCGCAATGA
- a CDS encoding copper-transporting P-type ATPase, with product MNPTSKQRDATKPARHGAGTPLAAQDHAHHGHHHEHAHHHDRVQAQHGTPPTLAEPRAEGTIYTCPMHPEIRQDHPGNCPKCGMALEPLLPEPDEGENPELTDFRRRFWWTLPLTGVVFVLAMFGHRLGWLDLSAQSWVELVLATPVVLWAGWPFFVRCFQSIVNRSPNMWTLIGIGTGAAWLYSVVATVMPGAFPQAFAEHGRIGVYFEAAAVIISLTLLGQLLELKARSQTSAAIKSLLGLAPRTARRIGPGESEEDVPLAHVHVGDLLRVRPGEKVPVDGVVTEGTSAVDESMITGEPIPTTKRVGDRVIGATMNTSGSLVIQSEKVGSQTVLAQIVQMVAQAQRSKAPMQRMADKVAGVFVVGVIGVAVLTFVAWGLVGPEPSWVFGLINAVAVLIIACPCALGLATPMSIMVASGKGASSGVLFRDAAAIENLRKVDTLIVDKTGTLTEGRPAFERAIGANGFSEDDVLRLAASLDQGSEHPLAAAIVEAARGRSLPLDKPESFESGSGIGVRGKLGGRQIAIGNTALMEAEGVATGPLVAQADALRAQGASVMYLAFDGGLAGLLAVSDPVKATTPEALARLREEGIRVVMATGDGIATARAVAKKLGVDEFHGEVKPADKLELVSALQRAGAVVAMAGDGINDAPALAQADVGIAMGTGTDVAMNSAQVTLVKGDLRGIARARQLSHATIRNMKQNLGFAFIYNALGVPLAAGVLYPATGLLLSPMIAALAMSLSSASVITNALRLRSAAA from the coding sequence ATGAACCCGACGAGCAAGCAACGCGATGCCACCAAGCCTGCGCGGCACGGCGCCGGTACACCGCTCGCGGCTCAGGACCATGCTCATCATGGGCATCATCACGAGCATGCGCATCACCATGACCGTGTTCAGGCACAGCATGGCACTCCGCCGACATTGGCCGAGCCTCGCGCCGAGGGCACCATCTATACCTGCCCGATGCATCCGGAGATCCGCCAGGACCATCCGGGCAACTGCCCCAAGTGCGGCATGGCGCTGGAGCCCTTGCTGCCGGAACCGGACGAGGGCGAGAACCCGGAGTTGACGGACTTCCGTCGCCGCTTCTGGTGGACGCTTCCGCTGACCGGCGTGGTGTTCGTGCTGGCCATGTTCGGCCATCGCCTTGGCTGGCTGGATCTTTCCGCGCAGAGCTGGGTCGAGCTTGTCCTGGCGACGCCGGTGGTGCTGTGGGCGGGCTGGCCGTTCTTCGTCCGGTGTTTCCAGTCGATCGTCAACCGCAGTCCGAACATGTGGACCTTGATCGGCATCGGCACTGGCGCCGCCTGGCTCTACAGCGTCGTTGCGACCGTCATGCCGGGCGCATTTCCGCAGGCTTTTGCCGAGCATGGTCGCATCGGCGTCTACTTCGAGGCCGCGGCAGTGATCATCTCGCTCACCTTGCTGGGGCAGTTGCTCGAACTGAAGGCCCGCTCCCAGACCTCGGCCGCCATCAAGTCGCTGCTCGGGCTGGCGCCCAGGACGGCGAGACGCATCGGTCCCGGCGAGAGCGAGGAGGACGTCCCGCTGGCCCATGTGCATGTTGGCGACCTGCTGCGCGTGCGGCCCGGCGAGAAGGTGCCGGTCGACGGTGTCGTGACCGAAGGCACCAGCGCCGTCGACGAGTCCATGATCACCGGCGAGCCGATTCCGACCACCAAGCGCGTCGGCGACCGGGTCATCGGCGCCACCATGAATACATCGGGCAGCCTCGTGATCCAGTCCGAAAAGGTCGGCTCGCAGACCGTGCTGGCGCAGATTGTCCAGATGGTGGCGCAGGCGCAGCGATCGAAGGCGCCGATGCAGCGCATGGCGGACAAGGTTGCCGGCGTCTTCGTCGTCGGCGTTATCGGCGTTGCAGTGCTGACCTTCGTCGCGTGGGGACTGGTCGGCCCCGAGCCGAGTTGGGTATTCGGCCTGATCAATGCCGTCGCGGTGCTGATCATCGCCTGTCCTTGCGCACTGGGCCTGGCCACGCCGATGTCGATCATGGTCGCAAGCGGCAAGGGCGCGTCGAGCGGCGTGCTGTTCCGCGACGCCGCGGCCATTGAAAACCTCCGCAAGGTCGATACCCTGATTGTCGACAAGACCGGCACGCTCACCGAAGGCAGGCCGGCTTTCGAACGCGCCATCGGCGCCAATGGCTTTAGCGAGGACGACGTGCTGCGCCTGGCCGCCAGCCTGGATCAAGGCAGCGAACACCCGCTGGCCGCCGCGATCGTCGAAGCAGCCCGTGGGCGCAGCCTGCCGCTGGACAAGCCGGAGAGCTTCGAGTCGGGTTCGGGGATTGGCGTCAGGGGCAAGCTCGGCGGCAGGCAGATCGCGATCGGCAACACCGCGCTGATGGAGGCCGAGGGCGTTGCCACCGGTCCGCTGGTAGCGCAGGCGGACGCGTTGCGAGCGCAAGGCGCCAGCGTCATGTATCTCGCCTTCGACGGCGGGCTTGCGGGACTGCTCGCGGTCTCCGATCCCGTCAAGGCCACCACGCCGGAGGCGCTGGCGCGTCTTCGGGAAGAAGGTATCCGTGTCGTCATGGCCACCGGTGACGGCATCGCGACGGCCAGGGCCGTGGCCAAAAAACTCGGCGTCGACGAATTCCACGGCGAGGTCAAGCCCGCGGACAAGCTTGAACTTGTCAGTGCCCTGCAACGGGCGGGCGCGGTGGTCGCGATGGCGGGCGACGGCATCAACGATGCGCCGGCGCTGGCCCAGGCGGATGTCGGGATCGCCATGGGCACCGGCACGGATGTCGCCATGAACAGCGCCCAGGTCACGCTGGTCAAGGGGGACTTGCGCGGCATCGCCCGCGCCCGGCAGCTCTCGCATGCGACCATCCGGAACATGAAGCAGAATCTCGGCTTTGCGTTCATTTACAACGCCCTCGGCGTTCCGCTGGCGGCGGGCGTGCTGTATCCCGCGACGGGCCTGTTGCTGTCGCCGATGATCGCGGCACTGGCGATGAGCCTGAGTTCTGCCTCGGTCATCACCAATGCGCTGCGTCTCAGGAGCGCTGCTGCGTAA
- a CDS encoding efflux RND transporter periplasmic adaptor subunit, whose protein sequence is MKKTVIARTMAVLFVLASAGGAYYLGHQQGRRHIAASDMPASGSDGANLKAGDIDPGTGKRILYWHDPMVPGQRFDKPGKSPFMDMPLSPVYEEAGGGATVSIDSRVTQNLGVRTAEVKAGPLASALEVPGNVALNERGIEVLQARTTGFVEHAYARTTLDPVRKGQLLAQIYAPEWVAAQEEYLAVSRMGTSLQGDLREAAIARMRQAGMTDSHIRLVQDTGKLQPRLAITSPVDGIVTEVGARDGMTVSAGTTLFRLASLATVWVLADVPETHVAGLRPGQAVSAVAAALPGLTLTGKVDAILPDISPATRTVRVRIELQNQGRQLLPGMFVAARFEAAPGPDRLLVPTESLIRTGTRTLVMVATGAGGFSPVEVKTGIASAGQTEVLDGLEAGQKVAVSGQFLLDSEASLRGATQRMTAASAARAGAGAGPEHEGTGRVEAVSAEGMTISHEPIPSASWGAMTMDFAAPASGMPKGFKPGDRIRFRFRLDRDGAATLSSVEPAASAPGARP, encoded by the coding sequence ATGAAAAAGACCGTGATTGCACGGACCATGGCGGTCCTGTTCGTGCTGGCAAGCGCGGGCGGTGCCTATTATCTCGGCCATCAACAGGGACGCCGGCACATCGCCGCGTCCGACATGCCGGCCAGCGGCAGCGATGGCGCCAACCTGAAGGCCGGCGATATCGATCCGGGCACCGGCAAGCGCATCCTCTACTGGCATGATCCGATGGTGCCGGGCCAGCGCTTCGACAAACCCGGCAAGTCGCCCTTCATGGACATGCCGCTGTCGCCCGTGTACGAGGAAGCCGGCGGCGGCGCGACCGTCAGCATCGACAGCCGCGTGACCCAGAACCTTGGCGTGCGCACGGCGGAAGTAAAAGCCGGCCCGCTCGCATCCGCGCTCGAAGTCCCCGGCAATGTCGCGCTCAACGAGCGCGGCATCGAAGTGCTGCAGGCCCGTACCACCGGGTTCGTCGAGCACGCCTATGCCAGGACCACGCTGGATCCGGTGCGCAAAGGCCAGCTACTGGCGCAGATCTACGCGCCGGAATGGGTTGCCGCGCAAGAGGAATACCTGGCGGTGAGCCGCATGGGCACCAGCCTGCAGGGCGATTTGCGCGAGGCCGCGATCGCCCGCATGCGGCAGGCCGGCATGACCGACAGCCACATCCGCCTGGTGCAGGACACCGGCAAGCTGCAGCCGCGGCTTGCCATCACCAGTCCCGTGGACGGGATCGTCACCGAGGTCGGTGCGCGCGACGGCATGACGGTCTCTGCCGGCACCACGCTGTTTCGCCTTGCCAGCCTGGCGACGGTATGGGTGCTGGCCGATGTGCCGGAGACCCATGTCGCAGGGCTACGGCCGGGACAGGCGGTGTCTGCGGTCGCGGCCGCGCTGCCGGGACTGACGCTGACCGGCAAGGTCGACGCCATCCTGCCCGACATCAGCCCCGCCACCCGTACCGTCAGGGTGCGGATCGAACTGCAGAACCAGGGACGTCAGCTGTTGCCGGGCATGTTCGTGGCGGCCCGCTTCGAGGCCGCACCTGGCCCGGACCGGCTGCTGGTGCCGACCGAGTCGCTGATCCGCACCGGAACGCGCACCCTCGTCATGGTGGCGACCGGTGCCGGTGGCTTCAGTCCGGTCGAGGTCAAGACCGGGATCGCTTCCGCCGGACAGACCGAAGTGCTCGATGGCCTCGAGGCCGGACAGAAGGTGGCGGTATCCGGCCAGTTCCTGCTCGATTCCGAGGCCAGCCTGCGCGGTGCCACGCAGCGCATGACCGCAGCATCCGCCGCGCGGGCGGGCGCCGGCGCAGGGCCGGAGCACGAAGGCACCGGACGCGTGGAGGCGGTCAGCGCGGAAGGCATGACGATTTCGCACGAGCCGATCCCGTCGGCCAGTTGGGGCGCCATGACCATGGACTTTGCCGCACCCGCTTCCGGCATGCCGAAAGGCTTCAAGCCCGGCGACCGCATCCGCTTCCGCTTTCGGCTCGACCGCGACGGTGCGGCAACGCTGTCATCGGTCGAGCCCGCCGCTTCCGCCCCGGGAGCCAGGCCATGA
- the gstA gene encoding glutathione transferase GstA has product MKLYYAPGACSLAPHIILIETGLPFSTERVDLRAEPHQTESGADYKTINAKGYVPTLALESGDRLTEAAVVVQYIADQAPEKALAPACNTLERYRLQEWLNFISSELHKGFGPLWKPGTPQEQKEATWARLSQRFDWLAPQFADKDYLMGEFSVADAYLFTILRWPDHFKLSLDRWPALQAYRSSVGERPAVKQALKDEGIA; this is encoded by the coding sequence ATGAAGCTGTACTACGCTCCGGGCGCATGTTCACTGGCGCCACATATCATCCTCATCGAGACCGGCCTGCCCTTCTCCACCGAGCGCGTCGACCTGCGCGCCGAGCCGCACCAAACCGAGAGCGGCGCGGACTACAAGACCATCAATGCCAAAGGCTATGTGCCGACGCTGGCGCTCGAGAGCGGCGACCGGCTCACCGAGGCGGCCGTGGTGGTCCAGTACATTGCCGACCAGGCCCCGGAAAAAGCGCTGGCGCCGGCGTGCAATACGCTGGAGCGCTATCGGCTGCAGGAATGGCTGAACTTCATTTCGTCAGAACTGCACAAGGGCTTTGGGCCGTTGTGGAAACCCGGCACGCCGCAGGAGCAGAAAGAGGCGACGTGGGCACGGCTGTCACAGCGGTTCGACTGGCTGGCTCCGCAGTTCGCGGACAAGGACTACCTGATGGGAGAGTTCAGTGTCGCGGATGCCTACCTGTTCACCATCCTGAGATGGCCGGATCATTTCAAGCTGTCGCTCGATCGGTGGCCTGCACTGCAGGCGTATCGGTCGAGCGTTGGTGAGCGGCCGGCCGTGAAGCAGGCGTTGAAGGATGAGGGGATT
- a CDS encoding copper-binding protein gives MKTAKTLALALTLVAASTAFAAGSMDGHPMQGMDNKPAAASKQASQPVPAEIKKIDASTGKVTLRHGPIENLGMSAMTMAFPVKDRAALKNFKEGDPVSVTFDKVDGKPTVIDMQPR, from the coding sequence ATGAAAACCGCCAAGACTCTCGCACTCGCGCTCACCCTCGTGGCCGCCTCCACCGCATTCGCAGCGGGATCCATGGACGGCCATCCTATGCAGGGCATGGACAACAAGCCTGCCGCCGCGTCGAAGCAGGCCTCTCAACCTGTTCCAGCCGAGATCAAGAAGATCGATGCGTCGACCGGCAAGGTCACGCTCAGGCACGGCCCCATCGAGAACCTCGGCATGTCCGCCATGACCATGGCGTTCCCGGTCAAGGACCGCGCCGCGCTGAAGAACTTCAAGGAAGGCGACCCGGTTTCCGTCACGTTCGACAAGGTCGACGGCAAGCCGACCGTCATCGACATGCAGCCCAGGTAG